GCCACGACCAGGCCGAGCGACCGCGGTCGTACGCCCAGCGAGGTGATCAGCCTCGATCGCATGAGGCCCCGCGACGGGATGCGGGCAGACTCCGTCGACATCACGTACACCTCCCCCAAGGCCGCCCATGAGGACACGTTGCCGTGACCGCACCACCGCTCATGGTAGTCAGGGAAATCGCATCGTAGCTTTCGGTAATCCGACCCAGACCGTCGGATTTAAGTCGATTGACATCGATCACCTTGCCCTTCAGGTCGTCCGCGCCCGTACCGAGACGCTGCTGGCGTCCCTGCTCAACCGAGGTTTCCCGGCGGACCGGCCCGGCCGAGGACCGACGTGCGCGTTTGTCCGGCCCAGTCGGGGTACCGATGTGACGATGGCCGAGGACCGATCCCCCCGTGCGGACGCGTCCGAGCCCGGCGGTGTGCCGCCGGGCTCGGACGCGGTGCTCGTGCCGCCCGCCGGTGGGGTGCCCACGCCACCCCAGCGGGTCCGCTGGGCCGGCGCGGTGGCGGCGTTGCGCTGTCCGCCGTTCCGGACCTTCTGGGCGGGCTCGGTCTGCGCCAGCACGGCCACCTGGATGCTCAACCTGACCGTGCCGCTGCTGCTGTACCAGGCCACCGGTCGGGCCCTGTGGGCCGGGCTCGGCGCCTTCGCCCAGTTCGTACCGGCGATGCTCGGCTCGCCGGTCGGCGGGCTGCTGGCCGACCGCTACCCACGTCGGGCCGTGCTGGCCGTCTCGCAGGCCGTCACGTTGCTCGTCGCCCTGGTGCTGGCGCTGCTCAGCCGGGCGGACGCGGCGCCACCGGCGGCGTTGCTGACCCTGATCGCCCTCGCTGGCGCGGCGAACGGGGTGCAGACCCCCGCCTGGCAGAGCCTCATCCCCCAGTTGGTGCCCGCCCGTCACCTGCTCAACGCGATCTCACTCAACGCGATGCAGGCCAACCTGGCCCGGGCGCTGGGTCCGGTGCTGGCCACGGCGGTGCTGGTCCGGGCCGGTAGCACCGCCGCCTTCCTGGTGGCCGCCGCAGCCAACGTCCTGATGCTGCTCGCCCTCGCGGCGGTACGGCCCCGCCCGATCCAGGGCCCGACGTCGCGCAGGTCGATGCTCGCCCGGCTGCGCGACGGCGTGCGGTACACCCGCCGGGTGCCCGGTCTGCTGATCGCGGTGCTGCTCGCCGGCAGCGTGTCCTTCGTCAGTACGCCGATCGTGCAGCTCGCGGCGGTCTTCGCCACCGACGTCTACCACGCCGGTACCACCGGCGCCGGCCTGCTCGCCTCCGGACTGGGCACCGGTGCCGTCATCGGCGCGGTGCTGCTCAGCGTCTACGGCACCGGCCACCGGCGGGCCCGGGTCGCCGGGCTGGCGCTTACCGTGCACGGGCTCGCCACCCTCGCCCTGGCCGCGGCCCCGACGCTCTGGTCCGGGTTCGCCGCGGTGCTGCTGCTCGGGGTGAGCTACCTCGCGGTGCTCTCCAACGCCAACGTGACAATGCAGGTGCTGACGCCCGAGGCGTTGCGCGGCCGGGTCGCCTCGCTGTACTGGATGGCCTTCGCCGGTGGCTATCCGGCCGGTGCCCTGGTGCAGAGTTGGCTGGCGGACCTGATCGGGGTGCGGTGGGCGGTGGCGCTGACCGGGCTGGCACTGGGCCTGCTGGTGGTGTGGCTGCGGCGACGCCGGCTGCTGGAGGCCCTGGACGGTCCCGCACCACCCAGCCGGTGAACCGTGCCGGGCCCCACCTCACCCGGCCGGTGAGCGATCTTGTTTATCCGCGCAGGTCGCCGGGTAGCACCCCGGTTCACCAGCAGCACCGAGCCCGGCGTCCGTGACGCCGGGCCGTCGTTAGGAGGTGACCGCGTGCCCCGGGAATGGCGCAACTGGTCCGGCAGTATCCGGTGCACTCCCCGCGACGTGCTCACCCCGGCCGACGAATCCGAAGTGGTCGAGCTGGTACGGCGGGCCCGCGACAGCGGTACGACGCTGCGGCCGGTCGGCTCCGGACACTCGTCCAGCCCGCTGGTGCGTACCGACGGGTGGCTGGTCAGCGTCGACCGGCTCGCCGGTGTGCTCGCCCACGACGCCGAGCGGCGACGCGCCACGGTCGGGGCCGGCACCCGACTTGAGGACCTGGGCGAGGGCCTGTTCGACGCCGGGTTGGCGATGGAGAACCTCGGCGACGTCGACTACCAGACCATCGCCGGCGCCACCGCGACCGGCACCCACGGCACCGGTCCCCGGTTCGGCAACCTCTCCACCCAGATCGCCGAGGTACGCCTGGTCACCGGCACGGGTGAGGTGCTGGACATCTCGGCGCAACAGCACCCCGAACTGCTGCCGGCGGCCCGGCTCTCGCTCGGCGCGCTGGGCATCGTCACCCGCCTCACCCTGGACGTCCAGCCGCACTTCGAGGTGGTCCGCCGCACCTGGTGCGCGCCGGTGGAGTGGACGCTTGAGCACCGGGAGGAACTCCAGCAGCGGCACCGCAACCTCGACTTCTACTGGTACCCGCGCAGCAACCTGACCCAGGTACGCGCCCTGGACGATCGCCGCGACCCGCCCGAGCCGAGCTGGACCGGACCGATCCGGGAGTTGGAGAGCGGGCCGCTGCACCACAAGCTGCCCCAGGACCGTGACCTGCGGTTCGAGGAGATCGAGTACATGCTGCCCAGCGAGGCGTTCGAGGAGTGCTTCGCCGAGGTACGCCGCCGCGTCCTCGACCGGCACCGGGTGGCGGTGGCCTGGCGACTGCTGGTACGCACCATCGCCGCCGACGACATCTACCTGAGCAACGCCAACGACCGGGCCACCACCACCATCGCCTGCCTGCACAACGTCGGCCTGCCGCACGACGAGTACTTCGCCGACATGGAGTCGATCTTCCGGGACTTCGGGGGCCGCCCGCACTGGGGCAAGAAGCACTCGCTGACCGCCAAGGAGCTGCGCGGGCTCTACCCGGACTGGGACACCTTCGCCGACATCCGCCGCCGGCTCGACCCGGACGGCGTACTGCTCACCCCGGACCTCGCCCGGCTACTCGAGGAGGATCGATGACACCGATCGGCGCGACGACGTGGGTGGTACCCGGCGGACGCATCCCCTTTCCCAGCCACGGCGAGGAGCCGGAGTTCACCGGCTTCGACCAGCTCTGCGTGCTCAACACCGGCGACCGCCCCGCCGAGCTCGAACTGACCATCTACTACGAGCAGCAGGAGCCGGTCGGCCCGTATCCGCTGCGGGTGCCGGAGCGACGCATCCGCCACGTACGCCTCAACGACCTCGTCGATCCGGAGGCGATCCGGCTGGCCCGCCCGTACGGGATCGTCCTCACCTCCTCGGTACCGGTGGTGGTGCAGTTCCAGCGGCAGGACACCCGCCTGCCGGGCATGGTGGCGCTTACCGACGTCATCGCCCACCCCGGCGGCTGACCGCGACGCGGCTCAGGGAACGGCGACCGTCGCCGGTACGGCGAGCACGACACCGCTTGCGGGTCGGGTCGGAATGCGGTGCAGCGGGATGTCCAGATCCTGCTCCGGCACGTGGTAGTCGAGCCGGGCGAGCCGCACGGAGAGCGCCCGCAGCAGGGCGACGGTGATCTGCTCCCCCGGGCAACGGTGGCCGGTACGCGGGTCGCCACCGCCCTGCGGTACGAGGTCGAAGGGGCCGATGGGTCGGCCGATGAAACGCTGCGGGTCGAACCGGTACGGGTCGGGCCAGACTCGCGGGTCGTGATTCTGCCCGTACAGGTCGAGCAGGACGATGGCCCCGGCCGGAATGCGGGTGCCCTGCCAGGTCAGGTCGGTCGCGGCCCGACCGCCGACGAAGGGGGCGAACGGGTAGAAGCGCCGCACCTCGTGCGCGAACGCCTCGCTGAAAGCGGGATCGTCGGCGCGGAGCCGGTCGCGGTACTCCGGCCAGCGATGCAGCGCGTGCCCGGCGAACGCCACGAACCAGGTCACCGCGACGGTCGGTCGGATGACGTTGAGGATCTCGACGGCGGCGGTCTCCGCGTCCAGCAGCCGGCCGTCGCTGTCGCGGTGTTCCGCCACCGCCGCCAGCACCGACCCCTGCGGCGCCCGGACGTCGCCCGCCCTGATCTGGCGGACCAGGTCGGCCAGCCAGCGCTCCCGACGGCCCCGAGCCAGGCGTGCCTTCCAGTGGCGGGGTCCCGCCGTGGCGAAGCCGTCCACCATCGCGATCAGGTCCTCGGCGAGCGCGGGCAGGTCCGCCTCGTCCACCGCGATCCCGGTCCAGTCACAGACCGCGCGGGTCAACACCGCAGGGACCTCGTCGAAGAGCACGACCCGGCGACCCGCCCAGGAGTCCACGGCGGCGTCCCACGCCGCCTCGGTCCGCTCCACCAGGCCCTCGAACCCGCCGTTCATCAGCAGCGCGGTGAACATCGCCTTGCGGACCCGGTGCGGTTCGCCGTCGAGGGTGTGCACCGCGTCCTTGCCGAACAGCGTCCCCTGGAGCGGTTCCGGAATGGCGCCCGAGCGCCGGACGTGGCGTTCGTCGTAGAAGAACCGCACCGCCTCCGGGCCGTGCAACGCCACCGCGGTCTGCCCGAGCAGCCGGGTACGGTACACGTCCCCCGGCTGGCGGCGCATCCGGTTGGGCAGCCAGCCGTATCCCTGAATCGCGACGGTGAGGGTGTCGTCTACCCGTCCCAGCAGATCAAACAGCATGTGTTGGTGCTGCCCACTCCACCGCCTTCGAAACAAGGAAGGGCCCCTTGTTAACGCCTCCGGTAGTAAAGGGGCCCCCTCTTAACATCCGCAGCCATCGGCCCGCTCCGGTAACCAGGTGGCAACAGCCGAGCCGGGCAGCCTCCGGGCCGCTCGGCTCGTACCGGGTCGTTCGTCCGACCGACGCAAGTCAGTCGTTGTGTGGCTGGCGCCAGTCGCGTACCGCGTCGCGCAGGCAGCGGGAGCTGTCGGTGGTCCGCGCCGGCCATCCGGCGCAGCTTCTGCCGGCGGCGGGGTCGGTTGTTTCTCAATCGCTCAGCAGGCCCAGTCGGCCGGCGAGGGCCGCCGCTTCCGCGCGGCAGGACACCCGCATCTTGCGCAGCAGCGCGGCGGTCATCCGTTTCACGGTGCGCTCGGAGACGTGCAGCTGATCGGCGATCTCCAGGGTGCCCCGGCCGGCGGCGATCGACCGGAGCAGGGCGCGCTCCTCCGGGTCCAGGTCGACCCGGATGCCCGGACCGGAGCGGAGCAGGCCACGCAGCAGCTGCGCGGGCAGCACGGCCCAACCGTCGAGGACGGCCATCAGTGGCGGCAGCAACGCCTCCGGCTCGGCGCTCTTCGGCAGAAACGCCTCCGCACCGGCCCGCAGCGCCTCCATCGCGGGTGCCGGATCGTCGTCGCCGGACATGGCGACCACCCGCACCCGGGGCGTCGTCCGCCGGATGGCCGCCACCGCCCGGATGCCTCCGGGCGGCGGCATGTGCAGGTCGACCAGGGCCAGATCCGGCAGACACCGGCTCATCAGCGAGGCCGCCGCCGCCGCGTCACCGGTGGAACCGACCACCTGCGCCCGGGCACCGGTGGCCGCCGGCAGCAGCAGTTCGAGTCCGCGGACGAACAGCGGATGGTCGTCGACGACAGCCACCCGGAGAGCCGGGGACTGCACCATGCCTGTTCCCTTCCCAAGCGGGTACCGATCATGCGGTACACGGCGATCGGGGGGAGCCGGGCAGATGCGGGGACGGTACGGGCTCGCACGGCTGTTGCGGACACTGGGCCGTACCGGCGGGCGGATCGGGCCGGGAGGGCTGGGCCACACCGGCGGGCGGATCGGGGACGATGATCCGCCGGGCCCGGCCGCTCCCGCCGATCTCCTGCTGCGGGTGCTCTGCCACGAACTCCGTACGCCCGTCAGCAGCCTGACCGCGCTGACCCGGGCGCTCGCCGACGAGACCGCAGCACTGACCGAGGATGACCGCCGGGCCGTTGTCGCGCTCGCCCGCGACCAGGCGACGCACCTGGCGGCGCTGCTCGACGAGGCCGCGACGAGCGTCAGCGGGCTGACGCTCGCCGCCCGCCGGGACGAGCCGAGGGCACCGCTTGTGGAGATCCTGCCCACCGTCGCGGCCCTCGTGCCGGCGGAACGGCGACGCATCCTGGTCACCCCGCAGGCCGCGAGGTGTCCCGCGCCGGCCCGCCGCACCCGGCAGGTGCTGGGCAACCTGATCGAGAACGCCCTCCGGCACGGCCCGCCCGCCGGCCGGATCGGCATCCGCGCGGTACACCGCCGGGGTGGGCTGAGCCTCAGTGTCACCGACGAGGGGCGGGCGGCGGACGCACTCGTCGAGGCGCTCCGCCGGCCCCTACCGGCCGTCGGCATGTCCGGTCTCGGGCTGTGGATCGTACGCGAACTCGCCGCCGCCGACGGCGGTCAGCTGCGGCTGCACCGGCTGCGGCCGTACGGGATCGCGCTGGAGGTGCTGCTGCCCGGCGTACACCCGATCAGGTGACCCGGCCGGGCCACTGGTTGGCCCGCCCGGGTCGTCATGGTGGGAAGGCCCTCGGTGTCAGGTACCCAACACCGAGGAGGGCACGTGTTCACCCACATGAAGGACTTGCAGTTCGAAGCCAAGCCGGACGGACCCGACGCCGCCTTCGCCCGCCGCCTCCAGGAGATCCTGGGCGGCAAGTGGGGCGAGATGACCGTCGCCAACCAGTACCTCTTCCAGGGCTGGAGTTGCCGGCTGCCCGGCAAGTACAAGGATCTGCTGCTCGACGTCGGCACCGAGGAGATGGGCCACGTCGAGATGATCGCCACGATGATCACGCGGCTGTTGGAGAACGCGCCGCTGTCGCTCCAGGAGGCGGCCGAGGACAACCCGATGGTGGCTGCGATCTACGGCGGGTCGAACCCGGCGCACTTCATCCACAGCGGCGGCGGTGCGCTGCCGGTGGACAGCGCCGGTGTGCCGTGGAACGGCAATTTCATCACCGCCAGCGGCAACCTGATGGCCGACTTCCAGCTGAACGTCACCGCCGAGGCGCAGGGCCGGCTCCAGGTGTCCCGGTTGTTCAACATGACCGACGATCCCGGTGTCAAGCAGATGCTGCGGTTCCTGCTGGCCCGCGACACCATGCACCAGAACATGTGGATGGCGGCCATCGAGCAGCTCAAGGAGGACGGCCTGGAGGAGATGCCGGTGCCGGACGCCTTCCCCGACTCCGCTGACTTCACCGAGCAGTTCAGCTACACGTATCTCGACTTCTCCCCGGACGGCGACGCCGCACAGGGCCGCTGGGCCGCCGGTCCGGCACCGGACGGCAGGGGCGAGTTCCGCTACGACAACAGCCCACGCGCGCACGCCCCCGAACCGGTTCTGCCGCCGGGCGACCCGCGCCTGTACGGGACCAACCCGGGCCTGGCGAAGGGCATGGTCAACACGGTCAAGAGCAAGATCAGCTGAGCGGGTGGAGCCGTGAAGGAGGTGTCTGACAGATGACCGAGCTCGTGCTCCGCCCGCTCGCGGACGCGTTCATGCAGGTGGGCGTCTACGTCGCCGTCATGGTGGCATTGTTCGGGTGGTTGCGCTGGCGCTACGGTGACCGGGTCAGCGATGGCCTCACCCGACACCGCCGGCTGGGGCCGCTGGTCGGGGCGTTGCTCGGTGTCAGTCCCGGCTGCGGCGGCGCGATCATCCTCATGCCGCTGTACGCACGCGGCAAGGTCAGCTTCGGCACGGTGGTGGCCGCGCTGGTCGCCACCATGGGTGACTCGTCCTGGGTGGTGCTCGCCTGGAACCCGGTCTTCGCGCTCAAACTGCACGCGCTGCTGTTCGCCGTCGGCCTGGCCACCGGGTACGTCATCGACGCTCTCGGTATCGACCCCGCGTGTGCCCTGCGCCGGACGCCGGTGCTCGCCAGCGCCCCGCCGAGCCTCGCCGGGGTCGCCTCGACCAGCCTCGCCGGCAGCACCTCCACGGCCGGCCCCAGCGGCACCTCGGCGAGCGGACCGGGCAGTACCTCCGCTCGCCGAGGCGGCGGCGAGGCGGCGAGCGGACCCGGCGGCGTGTTGACGAGCGGACCCGGCGGCGGATCAGCGAGCCGGCCCGGCAGCACCTTGACGAGTGGGCCCGGCGGCGGCTCAACCGGGCGGCCCGGCGGCGGCTCAACCGGGCGGCCCGGCGGCGGCTCCGATCTCACCTCGCCCCGAGGTCCGCTGCCCCGGATCTCCGCCTGCACCGCGTTCTGGGGGCTCACCACGCCCGCCTTTGCCGTCTCCGTGCCGGTGCTGTTCCAGCTCGTCGATCCGAACGCGCTGACCCGCCTGCTCGGCGGGGTGGACCCGTATCTCACGCTCGGCGTCGTCGGCACGCTTGTCGCGGCGCTCATCTTCGCCGCCGGCCGGGGACGACTGGCCGACGACACGCTGGAAACCGCACACGCCCGGTCGATGGCCGCGACGTTCCGGCACAGCGCGCACGAAGCGTCCTTCGTCACCGTCTGGGTCGCCGTGGCCTATCTCGCCTGGCAGGTGCTGACCACCACCACCGGCTTCGACGGGTCCCAACTCGCCGTCGCCGGCATCGTCGGCGTACTTGTCGGCGCGGGGATCGGCCTCATTCCCGGCTGCGCCGTGCAGATCGTCTTCACCGGCCTCTACGTCAGCGGCGGGCTGCCGCTACCCACCCTCGTCGCCAACGCCATCAGCCAGGACGGCGACGCGCTCATCCCGCTTGCCGCGTTGCGCCAGCGCTCCGCGGTCGTGGCGACCGTCATCACCACGATCCCCGCAGTGGTGGTCGGCACCGCGCTGGTGCTACTCCTGTGACAAACGACGAGGCACCGCGGACCCGGCCGGACGACGCATCGCGGACCCGGCCGGACGGGGCATCGCGGACCCGGCCGGACGGGGCATCGCGGACCCGGCCGGGACGGGGCGTCCGAGTCCCGGCCGGGTGAGTAGCACCTCACCGTCCTTCCGGTCCCCTGATCTTGCTGGTAGCTTGTCGCCAAGAGTTTGCAAGAGCAAGGGGAATGCAGATTGGCTTCGGTGACCGCCATCGCCCCGCCCCGAGGGAAGCAGCCGGAGGACCAGCAGAGTCAGCCGGACCTGCTCGGGGTCGCCGCGCAGCGACGCCGCACGGCGCTCTGGCTGCTCGCGCTGACCGCCGGGCTTGTGGTGACCGGGATCGTCGCGGTCGGTACCGGCGCAATCGGGATCCCTCCGCTGACGGTGGCCCGGATCATCGGCCACCACCTCGTCGGCCTGCCGGGCGAGGCGACCTGGACGCCACCGCAGGAGGCCATCGTCTGGCAGGTACGACTGCCACGGGTCCTGCTCGGCATGCTTGTCGGCGCCGGGCTGGCGGTCTGCGGTGTGGCGTTGCAGGCGATGGTGCGTAACGTGCTGGCCGACCCGTACCTGCTCGGGATCAACTCCGGGGCCTCCAGCGGCGCGGCTGCGGCGATCCTCTTCGGCGCCGGTGCCGGTTTCGGCCAGTACGCCCTCTCCACAAGTGCGTTCCTCGGCGCGCTCGCGGCGTCGCTGCTGGTCTTCCTGCTCGCCCGCAGCGGCGGACGGGTGACCTCGATCCGGCTGCTGCTCTCCGGCGTCGCCGTCGGCTACGCCCTCTACGCCACCACCAGTTTCCTGATCTTCGCCTCCGGCTCCGCCGAGGGTGCCCGGTCGGTGATGTTCTGGCTCCTCGGCTCCCTGGGGCTGGCCCGCTGGGACGCCCTGCTGGCGGTGGCCGCGGTCGTGCTGATCGGCATGATCACCTCCCTGACCGTCGCCGGGCGGCGGCTCGACGTGCTGGCCATCGGGGACGAGACCGCGCAGACCCTCGGCGTGTCGCCGGACCGGTTCCGGCTGCGCCTGCTCGTCCTGGTCTCGCTGAGCGTCGGCGTGCTGGTCTCCGCCGCCGGCAGCATCGGGTTCGTCGGCCTGGTCGTCCCGCACCTGGCCCGCCGCATCGTCGGCGCACCGCACGTCCGCGTGGTGCCGGTGGCCGCACTGCTCGGCGCCATCCTCCTGGTCTGGGCCGACGTGCTCGCCCGGGTGCTGCTGGCCCCGCAGGAGATCCCGATCGGCATCATCACCGCCCTGCTCGGCGCGCCCTTCCTGCTGATCCTGATCCGTCGTCTGCACGCCACCGGCGCATGAGCGCCCACCGGAGTCGAGGAGTACCAATGAAGGCAGCCCGTCTCGCCGCCGCGTCCGCCCTCCTGCTGGTGGTCGCCGGGTGTGGCGGCGGCACCACCGGTGCGCCGGCCGCCAGCGGACCAGGCTTCCCGGTCACCGTCACCAACTGCGGCGTGGAGGTGACCTTCGAGGCCGCTCCCGAGCGGGTCGTCCTGCTCAAGAGCGCCGCCGTGCCGTACCTGCACGCGCTCGGCGTACTGGACCGGGTCACCGCCCGCGCCGGCCAGTATCCGACGGAGTACTACGACGCGGCGACCCTCGCCGAGTTGGACCGGATCCCGCTGCTGACCGACAAGACCGACACCAGCGGCCACCTTCAGATCTCCAAGGAAGTGGTGATCAGCCAGCAGCCGGACCTGGTCCTCGGCGAGGTGGACAACCTCTCCCGCGACGCCCTCTCCGCGGTGCAGATCCCGCTGCTTGAGGAGCCGGCGATGTGCCCGGACAGCACCGCCGTGCCGAGCTTCGACGACATCTACCGGCAGATGGAGACGTACGGCCGGGTGTTCGGGCGCGAGGCCGAGGCCACGACGGCGGTCACCGCGCTCCGGGACCGGATGGCCAAGATCCAGACCGCGACGGGTACGGCGTCCGGGCGCAGCGCGGCGGTGCTGTACCCGACGATCGGCGGCGGCACCACGTACGCCTACGGCACCGCCAGCATGGCCCACCCGCAACTGGAGGCCGCCGGTTTCCGCAACGTCTTCGGTGACGTGACGGACCGGGTCTTCGAGGTCACCGTGGAGGAACTGCTCGGCCGCAACCCCGACGTGCTGATCCTGCTCTACGGCGACGGCGACCCGAAGGCGGTCGAGCAGGCGCTCACCGGGCTGCCCGGCGCCGAGAAGCTCGCCGCGGTCCGCGACGGTCAGGTGATGACCCAGCTGTTCAACTTCACCGAGCCGCCGACGCCGCTGTCGATCGACGGCCTGGAGCGGATCGTGCAGCGTTTCGGGGACGACACGTGATCACCGCGACCGGGGTCTCCTGGCGCTACGGCGCGAACCCGGTGATCGACGGGGTAAGCGTGACCGCCCGGCCGGGCCGGGTGCTCGGCCTGATCGGCCCGAACGGCAGCGGCAAGACCACCCTGCTGCGGCTGCTCTACGGTGCGCTGCGCAGTCCCACCGGCGAGGTCACGGTCGACGGCGACGGGTTGGCCGCCCTGCCGGCGCGGGAAGCCGCCCGCCGGCTGGCCGTGGTGGTGCAGGAGACCGGCGGCGAGACCGCGCTGACCGTGGCGGAGTTGGTGCTGCTCGGCCGGGGGCCGCACCTGTCGACGTTCC
This DNA window, taken from Micromonospora sp. FIMYZ51, encodes the following:
- a CDS encoding putative manganese transporter, with protein sequence MTELVLRPLADAFMQVGVYVAVMVALFGWLRWRYGDRVSDGLTRHRRLGPLVGALLGVSPGCGGAIILMPLYARGKVSFGTVVAALVATMGDSSWVVLAWNPVFALKLHALLFAVGLATGYVIDALGIDPACALRRTPVLASAPPSLAGVASTSLAGSTSTAGPSGTSASGPGSTSARRGGGEAASGPGGVLTSGPGGGSASRPGSTLTSGPGGGSTGRPGGGSTGRPGGGSDLTSPRGPLPRISACTAFWGLTTPAFAVSVPVLFQLVDPNALTRLLGGVDPYLTLGVVGTLVAALIFAAGRGRLADDTLETAHARSMAATFRHSAHEASFVTVWVAVAYLAWQVLTTTTGFDGSQLAVAGIVGVLVGAGIGLIPGCAVQIVFTGLYVSGGLPLPTLVANAISQDGDALIPLAALRQRSAVVATVITTIPAVVVGTALVLLL
- a CDS encoding MFS transporter, which codes for MAEDRSPRADASEPGGVPPGSDAVLVPPAGGVPTPPQRVRWAGAVAALRCPPFRTFWAGSVCASTATWMLNLTVPLLLYQATGRALWAGLGAFAQFVPAMLGSPVGGLLADRYPRRAVLAVSQAVTLLVALVLALLSRADAAPPAALLTLIALAGAANGVQTPAWQSLIPQLVPARHLLNAISLNAMQANLARALGPVLATAVLVRAGSTAAFLVAAAANVLMLLALAAVRPRPIQGPTSRRSMLARLRDGVRYTRRVPGLLIAVLLAGSVSFVSTPIVQLAAVFATDVYHAGTTGAGLLASGLGTGAVIGAVLLSVYGTGHRRARVAGLALTVHGLATLALAAAPTLWSGFAAVLLLGVSYLAVLSNANVTMQVLTPEALRGRVASLYWMAFAGGYPAGALVQSWLADLIGVRWAVALTGLALGLLVVWLRRRRLLEALDGPAPPSR
- a CDS encoding manganese catalase family protein, whose amino-acid sequence is MFTHMKDLQFEAKPDGPDAAFARRLQEILGGKWGEMTVANQYLFQGWSCRLPGKYKDLLLDVGTEEMGHVEMIATMITRLLENAPLSLQEAAEDNPMVAAIYGGSNPAHFIHSGGGALPVDSAGVPWNGNFITASGNLMADFQLNVTAEAQGRLQVSRLFNMTDDPGVKQMLRFLLARDTMHQNMWMAAIEQLKEDGLEEMPVPDAFPDSADFTEQFSYTYLDFSPDGDAAQGRWAAGPAPDGRGEFRYDNSPRAHAPEPVLPPGDPRLYGTNPGLAKGMVNTVKSKIS
- a CDS encoding sensory rhodopsin transducer: MTPIGATTWVVPGGRIPFPSHGEEPEFTGFDQLCVLNTGDRPAELELTIYYEQQEPVGPYPLRVPERRIRHVRLNDLVDPEAIRLARPYGIVLTSSVPVVVQFQRQDTRLPGMVALTDVIAHPGG
- a CDS encoding cytochrome P450; this encodes MLFDLLGRVDDTLTVAIQGYGWLPNRMRRQPGDVYRTRLLGQTAVALHGPEAVRFFYDERHVRRSGAIPEPLQGTLFGKDAVHTLDGEPHRVRKAMFTALLMNGGFEGLVERTEAAWDAAVDSWAGRRVVLFDEVPAVLTRAVCDWTGIAVDEADLPALAEDLIAMVDGFATAGPRHWKARLARGRRERWLADLVRQIRAGDVRAPQGSVLAAVAEHRDSDGRLLDAETAAVEILNVIRPTVAVTWFVAFAGHALHRWPEYRDRLRADDPAFSEAFAHEVRRFYPFAPFVGGRAATDLTWQGTRIPAGAIVLLDLYGQNHDPRVWPDPYRFDPQRFIGRPIGPFDLVPQGGGDPRTGHRCPGEQITVALLRALSVRLARLDYHVPEQDLDIPLHRIPTRPASGVVLAVPATVAVP
- a CDS encoding ABC transporter substrate-binding protein encodes the protein MKAARLAAASALLLVVAGCGGGTTGAPAASGPGFPVTVTNCGVEVTFEAAPERVVLLKSAAVPYLHALGVLDRVTARAGQYPTEYYDAATLAELDRIPLLTDKTDTSGHLQISKEVVISQQPDLVLGEVDNLSRDALSAVQIPLLEEPAMCPDSTAVPSFDDIYRQMETYGRVFGREAEATTAVTALRDRMAKIQTATGTASGRSAAVLYPTIGGGTTYAYGTASMAHPQLEAAGFRNVFGDVTDRVFEVTVEELLGRNPDVLILLYGDGDPKAVEQALTGLPGAEKLAAVRDGQVMTQLFNFTEPPTPLSIDGLERIVQRFGDDT
- a CDS encoding response regulator transcription factor, whose protein sequence is MVQSPALRVAVVDDHPLFVRGLELLLPAATGARAQVVGSTGDAAAAASLMSRCLPDLALVDLHMPPPGGIRAVAAIRRTTPRVRVVAMSGDDDPAPAMEALRAGAEAFLPKSAEPEALLPPLMAVLDGWAVLPAQLLRGLLRSGPGIRVDLDPEERALLRSIAAGRGTLEIADQLHVSERTVKRMTAALLRKMRVSCRAEAAALAGRLGLLSD
- a CDS encoding iron ABC transporter permease; this encodes MTAIAPPRGKQPEDQQSQPDLLGVAAQRRRTALWLLALTAGLVVTGIVAVGTGAIGIPPLTVARIIGHHLVGLPGEATWTPPQEAIVWQVRLPRVLLGMLVGAGLAVCGVALQAMVRNVLADPYLLGINSGASSGAAAAILFGAGAGFGQYALSTSAFLGALAASLLVFLLARSGGRVTSIRLLLSGVAVGYALYATTSFLIFASGSAEGARSVMFWLLGSLGLARWDALLAVAAVVLIGMITSLTVAGRRLDVLAIGDETAQTLGVSPDRFRLRLLVLVSLSVGVLVSAAGSIGFVGLVVPHLARRIVGAPHVRVVPVAALLGAILLVWADVLARVLLAPQEIPIGIITALLGAPFLLILIRRLHATGA
- a CDS encoding HAMP domain-containing sensor histidine kinase translates to MRGRYGLARLLRTLGRTGGRIGPGGLGHTGGRIGDDDPPGPAAPADLLLRVLCHELRTPVSSLTALTRALADETAALTEDDRRAVVALARDQATHLAALLDEAATSVSGLTLAARRDEPRAPLVEILPTVAALVPAERRRILVTPQAARCPAPARRTRQVLGNLIENALRHGPPAGRIGIRAVHRRGGLSLSVTDEGRAADALVEALRRPLPAVGMSGLGLWIVRELAAADGGQLRLHRLRPYGIALEVLLPGVHPIR
- a CDS encoding D-arabinono-1,4-lactone oxidase, which gives rise to MPREWRNWSGSIRCTPRDVLTPADESEVVELVRRARDSGTTLRPVGSGHSSSPLVRTDGWLVSVDRLAGVLAHDAERRRATVGAGTRLEDLGEGLFDAGLAMENLGDVDYQTIAGATATGTHGTGPRFGNLSTQIAEVRLVTGTGEVLDISAQQHPELLPAARLSLGALGIVTRLTLDVQPHFEVVRRTWCAPVEWTLEHREELQQRHRNLDFYWYPRSNLTQVRALDDRRDPPEPSWTGPIRELESGPLHHKLPQDRDLRFEEIEYMLPSEAFEECFAEVRRRVLDRHRVAVAWRLLVRTIAADDIYLSNANDRATTTIACLHNVGLPHDEYFADMESIFRDFGGRPHWGKKHSLTAKELRGLYPDWDTFADIRRRLDPDGVLLTPDLARLLEEDR